The following are from one region of the Stanieria sp. NIES-3757 genome:
- a CDS encoding 2-C-methyl-D-erythritol 2,4-cyclodiphosphate synthase encodes MMNIRIGNGYDLHRLVPDRRLILGGIEIPHHLGLLGHSDADVLTHAIMDAMLGALSLGDIGHYFPPTDPKWAGANSLVLLEQVHELIQAQGWQINNLDSVIVAERPKLKPYLKAMRDRLALTLNLVPEQIGIKATTNEKLDAVGQETAICAYAVILLTKPNS; translated from the coding sequence ATGATGAACATTCGGATTGGTAATGGTTACGATCTTCATCGCTTAGTACCAGATCGACGATTAATTTTAGGTGGTATTGAAATTCCCCACCATCTAGGATTACTAGGACATAGTGATGCTGATGTTCTGACTCATGCCATTATGGATGCGATGCTAGGCGCATTAAGTTTAGGAGATATTGGTCATTATTTTCCTCCCACAGACCCAAAATGGGCAGGAGCTAACAGTTTAGTCTTATTAGAACAAGTTCACGAATTAATTCAAGCTCAGGGTTGGCAGATTAATAATCTTGATTCAGTCATTGTCGCTGAACGTCCCAAATTAAAACCTTATCTCAAAGCGATGCGTGATCGCCTAGCTCTGACACTCAATCTTGTTCCAGAACAAATTGGCATCAAAGCAACTACTAATGAAAAGTTAGATGCAGTAGGACAAGAAACTGCTATTTGTGCTTATGCAGTAATTTTACTCACCAAACCCAATTCTTAA
- a CDS encoding alpha/beta fold family hydrolase: MGSIEQKSNGSWGSKFTVAARNQIFTDVMEVAGLSKTLTIPTLLITPEQGLNRTAWQLQPYQNYLSNLEIKTIAGNHWVFLVNPQEFNQTIAQFLNQQKVNLENHNKIQNS, translated from the coding sequence ATGGGTTCTATAGAACAAAAAAGTAATGGTAGCTGGGGTAGCAAATTTACTGTGGCAGCACGCAATCAAATTTTTACTGATGTGATGGAAGTAGCGGGATTAAGTAAAACCTTAACTATTCCTACTTTATTGATTACACCCGAACAAGGATTAAATCGCACTGCTTGGCAGCTTCAACCATACCAAAATTATCTCTCTAATTTAGAAATTAAAACCATTGCTGGAAATCATTGGGTATTTTTGGTTAATCCTCAAGAATTCAATCAAACTATTGCCCAATTTTTAAATCAACAAAAAGTTAACCTAGAAAATCATAATAAAATTCAGAACAGCTAA
- a CDS encoding PpiC-type peptidyl-prolyl cis-trans isomerase gives MRVVLEIGDRSFTAEDLIPLMKQYQMLPKLAQEIIIDRAIAKIEYSEQEKTLAHNQFCQQNQLLTEEQLQAWLKQQNMTPEQLDQLIERRLKIEKFKQETWCNTVESYFIKRKSQLDRVVYSLIRTDKAEVAQELYFRITEGENTFSELAMEYSLGSEAQTGGLIGPVEINAPHPQIARILSTSKPGQVIPPTRVGEWLVIIRLENYISAKLDQPMRQRMLDEMFREWLNEEMKQKVSFPNYTPSTAIS, from the coding sequence ATGCGCGTAGTTCTAGAAATAGGGGATCGTTCCTTTACTGCTGAGGATTTAATTCCCCTAATGAAGCAGTATCAAATGTTGCCCAAGCTAGCACAAGAAATTATTATTGATCGGGCTATAGCTAAAATTGAATATTCTGAACAAGAAAAAACTTTAGCCCATAATCAATTTTGTCAACAAAATCAATTACTGACAGAAGAGCAACTGCAAGCTTGGTTAAAACAGCAAAACATGACACCAGAGCAACTTGATCAACTGATTGAGAGAAGATTAAAAATAGAAAAATTTAAACAAGAAACTTGGTGCAATACAGTCGAATCTTATTTTATTAAACGAAAATCTCAATTAGATCGAGTAGTTTATTCATTAATTCGGACTGATAAGGCAGAAGTTGCTCAAGAATTATACTTTAGGATTACTGAAGGAGAAAATACCTTTAGTGAATTAGCAATGGAATATTCTCTGGGTTCGGAAGCTCAAACTGGTGGGTTAATTGGGCCAGTAGAAATCAATGCTCCTCATCCTCAAATTGCTCGCATTCTTTCAACTTCTAAACCCGGTCAAGTCATTCCTCCTACTCGTGTGGGAGAGTGGTTAGTCATCATTCGCCTAGAAAACTATATCTCTGCCAAACTCGATCAACCGATGAGACAAAGAATGTTGGACGAAATGTTTCGTGAATGGTTAAACGAAGAAATGAAACAAAAAGTATCTTTCCCTAATTACACGCCCAGTACAGCTATCAGTTAG
- a CDS encoding toxin secretion ABC transporter ATP-binding protein — MSYTTTIIEQFLSLVPQFNQLPPAAIASLANKLKPLRYRMGQVMIMREKMQGQVSIISEGQARLLGYDPRTKMPTTLELLKPGQMLGWVNLARGIPCETAMASTEVVCLTLSNQDFLEILEQYPQLKQEFRNKSALVEVFELLGNQLEQQAQGDLDLKSLAQEIAPATQIYEIPPGEHSLNSEITAPLADPNLIWLVSSGVIEDFPVGKRLEFTKDRQTIKVTGTKPARLLGIPQDQWLNNQQSQSTGLLFVKASETNVGDEESGFDEPSKEEIPYAEAELLEDSEVTDYYTSPSDRTTAAKNYPFYSGKTTLEVGVACFQMLSRYFKMPFRKEVIRRVLGEQIQRTGGLSLPLSGAIVELMGLNAQLVTIPATSFTRLQGPCLIRWDDSLAVVYEISDKELVIAVPELGLLRRKPTEFFETWGERGEVLLLQKTKETPQERFGLNWFLPALTKYKRILIEVFVASFFIQLFALANPLMIQIIIDKVISQNTVETLKYLIFFLIVLNIFEAVLTTLRTYLFVDTTNRIDMSLGSEIIDHLLRLPLRYFEKRPVGEISTRINELERIRQFLTGTALTVVLDSVFSVLYVAVMFLYSPLLTFVTLAIIPIFVILTLIFSPTIRQQLRAKAERNAETQSYLVEVLTGIQTVKAQNIELRSRWQWQERYARYISTGFKTVITSTLASSASSFLNNLSRVLIIGVGAYLVLEQKLTLGQLIAFRIIAGYVTSPIMRLAQLWQNFQETALSLERLADIVDHPDEAEQDRTNIPMPAIKGKVRYDNVSFRFKPNGPLQLNNVSLEFPAGKFIAIVGESGAGKSTLTKLLSRLYEPEMGRILIDGYDIHKVELYSLRRQIGVVPQDTLLFEGSIQENIALTNPDATTEEIIAAAQIAAAHEFIMSLPNGYNTRVGERGSSLSGGQRQRIAIARTVLQQPAILVLDEATSALDYSTEQEVSRNLKESFQGRSVFFITHRLGTIKNADIIVMMDSGSVVEQGTHEELMALKGRYCYLYQQQESSV; from the coding sequence ATGAGCTATACCACCACGATTATCGAACAGTTTTTATCGCTTGTTCCTCAGTTTAATCAGCTTCCTCCAGCAGCGATCGCATCTTTAGCTAATAAGTTAAAACCGCTACGCTATCGTATGGGTCAAGTCATGATCATGCGAGAAAAAATGCAAGGGCAGGTATCAATTATTTCTGAAGGACAAGCTCGTTTGCTTGGTTACGATCCTCGCACTAAAATGCCGACGACTTTGGAGTTGCTTAAGCCTGGGCAAATGCTTGGCTGGGTGAATTTAGCAAGAGGCATTCCTTGTGAAACAGCAATGGCATCGACGGAAGTTGTCTGCTTAACTTTGAGTAATCAAGATTTTTTAGAAATTTTAGAACAATATCCTCAACTTAAGCAAGAATTTCGGAATAAATCTGCTTTAGTAGAAGTATTTGAATTATTAGGTAATCAACTAGAACAACAAGCCCAAGGGGATTTAGATTTAAAATCCTTGGCTCAAGAAATTGCGCCAGCAACTCAAATTTATGAGATTCCTCCTGGAGAACATTCTCTCAACAGTGAAATTACTGCTCCCTTAGCAGACCCTAACTTAATTTGGTTGGTTAGTAGTGGTGTCATTGAAGATTTTCCTGTCGGTAAGCGTCTAGAATTTACCAAAGACCGACAAACTATCAAAGTTACGGGAACCAAACCAGCCCGTTTATTAGGAATTCCTCAAGATCAGTGGTTGAATAATCAGCAATCTCAATCAACAGGCTTATTATTTGTCAAAGCTTCAGAAACTAATGTCGGAGATGAAGAATCTGGCTTTGATGAGCCAAGTAAAGAAGAAATTCCTTACGCAGAAGCAGAATTATTAGAAGACTCTGAGGTTACAGACTACTATACTAGCCCAAGCGATCGCACTACGGCGGCAAAAAACTATCCTTTCTATAGTGGTAAAACAACTTTAGAGGTTGGTGTGGCTTGCTTTCAGATGCTCAGTCGGTATTTTAAGATGCCTTTTCGCAAGGAAGTAATTCGCCGTGTTTTAGGAGAACAAATTCAGCGTACGGGTGGTTTATCTCTGCCTTTATCTGGGGCAATTGTCGAATTAATGGGTTTAAATGCCCAATTAGTTACCATTCCTGCTACTTCCTTTACTCGTTTGCAAGGTCCTTGTTTAATTCGTTGGGACGATAGTTTGGCAGTTGTCTATGAAATTAGCGACAAAGAGTTAGTCATTGCCGTTCCAGAACTAGGATTATTACGACGCAAACCAACAGAATTTTTTGAAACCTGGGGCGAGCGTGGTGAAGTTTTATTACTGCAAAAAACTAAAGAAACTCCCCAAGAACGGTTTGGTTTAAATTGGTTTTTGCCAGCTTTAACCAAATATAAGCGAATTTTGATTGAAGTTTTTGTAGCTTCTTTCTTTATTCAACTATTTGCTTTGGCTAACCCTTTGATGATCCAGATCATTATTGATAAGGTAATTAGTCAAAATACTGTAGAAACACTTAAATACTTAATTTTCTTCCTAATTGTTCTCAATATTTTTGAAGCCGTACTCACTACACTACGGACTTATTTATTTGTTGATACTACCAATCGTATTGATATGAGTTTGGGGTCAGAAATTATCGACCACTTACTAAGATTACCGTTACGATATTTTGAAAAAAGACCAGTTGGGGAAATCTCCACCAGAATTAATGAGTTAGAAAGAATTCGTCAGTTTTTAACAGGTACAGCTTTAACAGTGGTGCTAGATTCGGTTTTCTCCGTACTCTACGTTGCCGTCATGTTTCTCTACAGCCCATTGTTGACTTTTGTTACCTTGGCAATTATCCCAATTTTCGTTATTTTAACTTTAATCTTCTCGCCTACCATTAGACAACAATTACGAGCTAAAGCTGAACGTAATGCAGAAACACAATCCTATTTAGTTGAAGTTTTAACAGGTATCCAGACTGTTAAAGCACAAAATATCGAGTTGCGTTCTCGTTGGCAATGGCAAGAACGTTATGCTCGTTATATCTCGACTGGTTTTAAAACTGTTATTACTTCTACCTTAGCTAGTTCTGCTAGTAGTTTTTTAAACAATCTCTCTCGTGTCTTGATTATTGGGGTAGGAGCTTATTTAGTCCTAGAGCAAAAGCTTACTTTAGGTCAGTTAATTGCCTTTCGGATTATTGCAGGTTATGTAACTTCACCGATTATGCGATTGGCACAGCTATGGCAAAACTTCCAAGAAACAGCTTTATCTTTAGAAAGATTAGCCGATATCGTCGATCATCCTGATGAAGCAGAACAAGACCGAACCAATATTCCTATGCCTGCAATCAAAGGAAAAGTCCGCTACGATAATGTTTCTTTCCGTTTTAAACCCAATGGTCCTTTACAACTAAATAACGTTAGTTTAGAATTTCCTGCTGGTAAATTTATTGCTATTGTGGGAGAGAGTGGTGCAGGTAAAAGTACCTTAACCAAATTACTCTCTCGTCTCTATGAACCAGAAATGGGTAGGATTTTGATCGATGGCTATGATATTCACAAAGTAGAACTCTACTCTCTGCGCCGTCAAATTGGTGTCGTACCTCAAGATACGCTCTTGTTTGAAGGTTCGATTCAGGAAAATATTGCTTTAACTAATCCTGATGCTACTACCGAAGAAATCATTGCTGCTGCTCAAATTGCTGCTGCTCATGAATTTATTATGAGCTTACCCAATGGTTACAATACTAGAGTAGGGGAAAGAGGCTCATCACTATCAGGTGGACAAAGACAGCGTATTGCGATCGCTCGTACAGTTTTGCAACAGCCAGCAATCTTGGTTTTAGATGAGGCTACTAGTGCCTTGGATTATTCTACTGAGCAAGAAGTATCGCGTAATTTAAAAGAGTCTTTTCAAGGACGTAGCGTCTTTTTCATTACTCACCGTCTTGGAACAATTAAAAATGCTGACATTATAGTGATGATGGATTCTGGTTCTGTAGTAGAACAAGGCACTCATGAAGAATTAATGGCATTAAAAGGTCGTTATTGTTATCTTTATCAACAACAAGAATCCTCAGTCTAA
- a CDS encoding alpha/beta hydrolase fold protein has translation MSLRQTLALKEIKISYLEWNQGKEPLLLLHGLADHALVWSSLGDNLATDYQIIAPDLRGHGDSSKPLTSYSSEAMIADLEALMDHLGWQDAHILGHSWGGKLAAIWATKSPQRFRSLILVDPFFINRLPSWFKLTFPLLYRVLPFLKGMGPFPSYQAAEQIVKKLKQYRGWSPLQQQVFQASIEPI, from the coding sequence ATGTCTCTACGTCAGACTCTTGCTTTGAAAGAGATTAAAATCTCCTATCTAGAATGGAATCAAGGCAAAGAACCTTTATTACTACTCCATGGTTTAGCAGATCATGCTTTAGTTTGGTCGAGTTTGGGAGACAATTTAGCTACTGATTATCAGATTATTGCTCCCGATCTAAGAGGTCATGGAGATAGTAGCAAACCTCTAACGAGTTATAGTTCTGAAGCAATGATTGCCGATTTAGAAGCCTTAATGGATCATCTGGGTTGGCAAGATGCTCATATTCTCGGTCATTCTTGGGGAGGTAAACTGGCAGCAATTTGGGCAACTAAATCACCGCAGAGATTTCGGAGTTTGATTTTGGTCGATCCTTTTTTTATTAATAGATTGCCCAGTTGGTTTAAATTGACTTTCCCGTTATTGTATCGAGTTCTTCCTTTTCTCAAAGGGATGGGACCTTTTCCTTCTTATCAAGCAGCCGAACAAATAGTAAAAAAATTAAAACAATATCGTGGTTGGAGTCCGCTACAGCAACAAGTTTTTCAGGCAAGTATAGAACCCATTTGA
- a CDS encoding IS4 family transposase, producing MKNTCNASVASKGFCFYKATNGIKRHLAIDTLGFPFFTHCTPANVSDDAGLIEMLTLNIDYFQSKPVNLPKLTILLDHGYHPEHLTEQLEQVYPEIMTKIKFELSTKPSKQEKAAQGKSGFVPAVARWVIERSNAWMERCKSLVKNFEREIRGGFLRL from the coding sequence GTGAAAAATACCTGTAATGCCAGTGTCGCTTCCAAAGGCTTTTGTTTTTACAAAGCCACGAATGGGATTAAAAGACATCTGGCAATTGATACACTGGGATTTCCTTTCTTTACCCACTGCACACCAGCAAATGTCTCGGATGATGCAGGATTGATTGAGATGCTGACGCTAAATATTGACTATTTCCAGTCAAAACCCGTTAACCTTCCGAAGCTCACTATTTTGCTAGACCACGGATATCATCCCGAACATTTGACTGAGCAATTGGAGCAAGTTTATCCCGAGATCATGACGAAAATCAAGTTTGAACTGTCCACCAAACCCTCGAAACAAGAGAAGGCAGCGCAAGGGAAATCTGGATTTGTTCCTGCTGTTGCTCGCTGGGTGATTGAACGCTCAAACGCTTGGATGGAGCGTTGTAAAAGTTTGGTTAAAAACTTTGAGCGCGAGATACGCGGAGGTTTCCTCCGCTTGTAG
- a CDS encoding putative transposase, with protein MKYSSSLSDEEWEILEPLLVKILPTKKQTRPANWTRREILDGILYQLKNGCNWADLPKDLPPYSTVYWHYKQWRKVGVFEKLMNALHEQVRQQVKKNLSGQH; from the coding sequence ATGAAGTATTCCAGTAGCCTTAGCGATGAAGAATGGGAAATTCTAGAACCCCTGTTAGTTAAGATATTGCCGACTAAGAAGCAAACCCGACCTGCCAATTGGACAAGGCGAGAAATCCTTGACGGAATACTCTATCAACTCAAAAATGGTTGTAATTGGGCAGACTTGCCCAAAGATTTACCTCCCTACTCAACTGTCTATTGGCACTACAAGCAGTGGCGAAAGGTAGGGGTGTTTGAAAAGCTCATGAATGCCTTACATGAACAAGTACGTCAGCAGGTTAAAAAAAACCTAAGTGGACAACATTAA
- a CDS encoding putative transposase yields MVTPRREASSTVSFIDHYCQAYQELFSDVRNYEAFKLIHLGMLSEIPRKSLPKIARAVGLKDSQGLNYFLSEAHWNVEKIREIRLWLTKLLIGERKITLCIDETGDVKKGKTTDYVARQYIGNLGKTKNGIVSVNAYAVVEGITYPLLFKIFKPNKCLKAEDTYKTKPQLAVEIIKELQKWNFNIKLILADSLYGESGDVITVLEQLNLEYIVAIRSNHKVWMFGDEKKKYNRWQAYQQKLSRKKSETRYIREIIFGTRKHIRFYQISKQDDKNPEPKDTWFIMTNKKGKIATTIASEYSLRNWIEYAFKQVKNELGWADFRVTDYHGIERWWELIMSTYFLVSLQANYFQLETIVPDANSQVSTLKSVSSFPFSNHQAWDSGAGWKSSLNNLRLIIQPLIFFSLIQPWLSVFPNQHLQLGFSKLINIMNRFRGSPFPQSQFLEYSFSVAC; encoded by the coding sequence ATGGTGACACCACGAAGAGAAGCATCATCAACAGTGAGTTTTATCGATCACTATTGTCAAGCCTACCAAGAGCTATTCTCTGATGTGAGAAATTATGAAGCATTCAAATTAATACATTTAGGAATGCTATCAGAAATACCTAGAAAGTCGCTACCAAAGATAGCAAGAGCGGTAGGATTAAAAGATAGTCAAGGATTAAATTATTTTCTATCTGAAGCTCATTGGAATGTAGAAAAAATACGAGAAATTAGATTATGGTTGACTAAATTATTGATTGGAGAAAGAAAAATAACTCTTTGTATTGATGAAACAGGAGATGTCAAGAAAGGAAAAACAACTGATTATGTAGCCAGACAGTATATTGGTAATTTAGGAAAGACAAAAAATGGAATTGTGTCGGTTAATGCTTATGCAGTAGTAGAGGGAATAACATACCCTTTACTTTTTAAAATATTTAAGCCGAACAAATGCCTCAAAGCAGAAGATACATATAAAACCAAACCACAACTAGCTGTAGAAATAATCAAGGAATTACAAAAATGGAACTTTAACATCAAGTTAATATTAGCTGATAGTTTGTATGGAGAAAGTGGAGATGTAATTACAGTTTTGGAGCAATTGAATCTGGAGTATATTGTGGCAATTCGCTCTAACCATAAGGTTTGGATGTTCGGCGATGAGAAAAAAAAATATAATCGATGGCAAGCTTATCAACAAAAATTATCTCGAAAGAAGAGCGAAACTAGATACATTAGAGAAATTATTTTTGGCACAAGAAAACATATTCGTTTCTATCAAATAAGTAAACAAGACGACAAAAACCCTGAACCAAAAGATACTTGGTTTATTATGACGAATAAAAAAGGCAAAATTGCCACCACAATTGCTTCAGAATATAGTTTGAGAAACTGGATTGAATATGCGTTTAAACAAGTCAAAAATGAACTTGGTTGGGCAGATTTTCGAGTTACAGATTATCACGGTATAGAACGCTGGTGGGAATTAATTATGAGTACTTATTTTTTAGTAAGTCTTCAAGCTAATTATTTTCAATTAGAGACGATTGTTCCCGATGCCAATTCTCAAGTCTCTACTCTTAAATCAGTTTCTTCTTTTCCTTTCTCTAATCATCAGGCGTGGGATTCTGGTGCTGGTTGGAAAAGTTCTTTAAATAACTTGCGCTTAATTATTCAACCATTAATCTTTTTCTCTCTTATTCAACCTTGGCTATCCGTATTTCCTAATCAACATCTTCAACTTGGTTTTTCTAAGTTAATCAACATTATGAATCGCTTTCGTGGTTCTCCTTTTCCTCAAAGTCAATTTTTAGAGTATTCGTTCTCTGTTGCTTGCTAA